One genomic window of Actinoplanes lobatus includes the following:
- the rsmI gene encoding 16S rRNA (cytidine(1402)-2'-O)-methyltransferase, protein MPDDEEAGGRVILVGAPLGNTGDASTRLREVLASADVIAAEDTRRLGRLARDLDVTVRGRIVSYFEGNDERRTPELVEALRDGSVVAVVTDGGMPSVSDPGFRLVRAALDAGFPVTSAPGPSAVTTALALSGLPSDRFVFEGFLPRSGSNRRSRLRELAGEPRTLVFFEAPHRIAGALEDLAAIFGADRPAALCRELTKTYEEIRRATLAELAASAAADPPRGEITLVIAGAPAGPPERPGDDELRAEVARREAAGASRRDAIQSVADAYQLRKRDVYALIHH, encoded by the coding sequence ATGCCTGATGACGAAGAAGCCGGCGGCCGAGTGATCCTGGTGGGCGCCCCGCTGGGCAACACCGGCGACGCCTCGACCCGGTTGCGCGAGGTCCTGGCCTCGGCAGATGTGATCGCCGCGGAGGACACCCGGCGGCTCGGCCGGCTCGCCCGGGACCTCGATGTCACCGTGCGCGGCCGGATCGTCTCCTACTTCGAGGGCAACGACGAACGGCGTACCCCCGAACTGGTCGAGGCGCTGCGCGACGGCTCGGTCGTCGCCGTCGTCACCGACGGCGGCATGCCGAGCGTCTCCGACCCCGGTTTCCGGCTGGTCCGGGCGGCGCTCGACGCCGGTTTCCCGGTCACCTCGGCGCCCGGCCCGAGCGCGGTCACCACGGCGCTGGCCCTTTCCGGCCTGCCCAGCGACCGGTTCGTCTTCGAGGGCTTCCTGCCCCGGTCCGGCTCGAACCGCCGCTCCCGCCTCCGCGAACTGGCGGGCGAGCCGCGCACGCTGGTGTTCTTCGAGGCGCCGCACCGGATCGCCGGCGCGCTCGAGGACCTGGCCGCGATCTTCGGGGCGGACCGGCCGGCCGCCCTCTGCCGGGAGCTCACCAAGACGTACGAGGAGATCCGCCGGGCCACCCTCGCCGAGCTCGCCGCGAGCGCCGCGGCGGATCCGCCGCGCGGCGAGATCACCCTGGTGATCGCGGGCGCGCCGGCCGGGCCGCCGGAACGGCCCGGCGACGACGAGCTGCGTGCCGAGGTCGCCCGGCGGGAGGCCGCCGGCGCTTCCCGCCGGGACGCGATCCAGTCGGTGGCCGACGCTTATCAGCTGCGCAAACGCGACGTCTACGCCCTGATACACCATTGA
- the metG gene encoding methionine--tRNA ligase → MSHVLAAVAWPYANGPRHIGHVSGFGVPSDVFSRFMRMAGHDVLMVSGTDEHGTPIQVQADADGVTPRQLADRYNRVIVEDLHGLGLSYDLFTRTTTRNHYAIVQELFEGLHRNGYIVARTTLGAISPSTGRTLPDRYIEGTCPICGYDGARGDQCDNCGNQLDPEQLLNPRSRINGEVPKFVETEHFFLDLPAFAEAIGGWLDRRENWRPNVLKFSRNLLDDLQPRAITRDLEWGVPIPLDGWRDRNDKRIYVWFDAVIGYLSASIEWARRSGDPEAWRQWWSADAQGKDALGYYFMGKDNIVFHSVIWPALLLGYSGEGDKGGTAGEFGKLNLPTEVVSSEYLTMEGKKFSSSRRVVIYVRDFLERYDADALRYFIAAAGPESNDTDFTWAEFVRRNNDELVAGWGNLVNRSISLTAKNFGEIPAAGPLTPEDEAVLEVAKTGFATVGELIGKHRQKAAIGEAMRVVAEANRYLSEQAPWKLKSDEDKPRQATVLHVALQVVSDANTLLTPFLPHSAQKVFELLGGEGVHAPMPRIEEVEDLDGGPGYPVLTGDYKVGARWESVPLVPGTPLAAPTPVFRKLDPSVVEEELARLGGDES, encoded by the coding sequence ATGAGTCACGTTCTCGCCGCGGTTGCCTGGCCCTACGCCAACGGCCCCCGCCACATCGGTCATGTTTCCGGCTTCGGGGTGCCGTCCGACGTCTTCAGCCGGTTCATGCGGATGGCCGGCCACGACGTGCTCATGGTCTCCGGCACGGATGAGCACGGCACCCCGATCCAGGTGCAGGCCGACGCCGACGGGGTGACCCCGCGTCAGCTCGCCGACCGGTACAACCGGGTGATCGTGGAGGACCTGCACGGGCTCGGCCTGTCGTACGACCTGTTCACCCGGACCACCACCCGCAACCACTACGCGATCGTCCAGGAGCTGTTCGAGGGGCTGCACCGGAATGGGTACATCGTCGCCCGGACCACCCTCGGCGCGATCTCCCCGTCCACCGGCCGCACCCTGCCCGACCGGTACATCGAGGGCACCTGCCCGATCTGCGGCTACGACGGCGCCCGCGGCGACCAGTGCGACAACTGCGGCAACCAGCTCGACCCGGAGCAGCTGCTCAACCCGCGCTCCCGGATCAACGGCGAGGTCCCGAAGTTCGTCGAGACCGAGCACTTCTTCCTCGACCTGCCGGCCTTCGCCGAGGCGATCGGCGGCTGGCTGGACCGCCGGGAGAACTGGCGGCCCAACGTCCTCAAGTTCTCCCGCAACCTGCTCGACGACCTCCAGCCCCGGGCCATCACCCGGGACCTGGAGTGGGGCGTGCCGATCCCGCTGGACGGCTGGCGGGACCGCAACGACAAGCGCATCTACGTGTGGTTCGACGCGGTCATCGGCTACCTGTCCGCATCCATCGAGTGGGCCCGGCGCAGCGGTGACCCGGAGGCCTGGCGGCAGTGGTGGTCGGCCGACGCGCAGGGCAAGGACGCCCTCGGCTACTACTTCATGGGCAAGGACAACATCGTCTTCCACTCGGTGATCTGGCCGGCCCTGCTGCTCGGCTACTCCGGCGAGGGTGACAAGGGCGGCACGGCCGGCGAGTTCGGCAAGCTCAACCTGCCCACCGAGGTGGTCTCCAGCGAGTACCTGACGATGGAGGGCAAGAAGTTCTCCTCGTCCCGCCGGGTGGTCATCTACGTGCGCGACTTCCTGGAGCGGTACGACGCCGACGCCCTGCGCTACTTCATCGCGGCGGCCGGGCCGGAGTCCAACGACACCGACTTCACCTGGGCCGAGTTCGTCCGGCGCAACAACGACGAGCTGGTGGCCGGCTGGGGCAACCTGGTCAACCGGTCGATCTCGCTGACCGCGAAGAACTTCGGCGAGATCCCGGCGGCCGGCCCGCTGACGCCGGAGGACGAGGCGGTCCTCGAGGTGGCGAAGACCGGATTCGCGACGGTCGGCGAGCTGATCGGCAAGCACCGGCAGAAGGCGGCGATCGGCGAGGCCATGCGGGTGGTCGCCGAGGCCAACCGGTACCTGTCCGAGCAGGCCCCGTGGAAGCTCAAGTCCGATGAGGACAAGCCGCGCCAGGCCACCGTCCTGCACGTCGCGCTCCAGGTGGTGAGCGACGCCAACACGCTGCTCACCCCGTTCCTGCCGCACTCCGCGCAGAAGGTGTTCGAGCTGCTCGGCGGCGAGGGCGTGCACGCCCCGATGCCGCGTATCGAGGAGGTCGAGGACCTGGACGGCGGCCCCGGTTACCCGGTGCTGACCGGTGACTACAAGGTCGGCGCCCGCTGGGAGTCGGTGCCGCTGGTGCCCGGCACCCCGCTGGCCGCGCCGACGCCGGTGTTCCGCAAGCTCGACCCGTCGGTGGTCGAGGAGGAGCTGGCCCGCCTGGGTGGCGACGAGTCCTGA
- a CDS encoding TatD family hydrolase, whose protein sequence is MSHMPSSPSGQSPSDRRRAKEARRAGEFPPPPEPLAVPVFDSHTHLDLTVQEAGVPGDGAGDPVGALIGAAAKSGVDRLVQVGVDVDSSRWGADLAERHESILAAVALHPNEAPRLSDLDEALRAIESLAARPRVRGIGETGLDTFRTGEEGRAAQEESFRAHIAIAKRYGKALIIHDRDAHAEVLRVLDSEGAPDRVVLHCFSGDAEFAAECVRRGYYLSFAGTVTFASAAGLREAAAITPPGQMMVETDAPYLTPAPFRGRPNASYLVPLTMRALATATGTDLDTLCAAISANGEEVFGGWR, encoded by the coding sequence ATGTCTCACATGCCTTCGTCTCCCTCGGGTCAGTCCCCATCAGACCGGCGCCGCGCCAAGGAAGCCCGCCGGGCCGGGGAGTTCCCGCCGCCGCCCGAGCCGCTCGCGGTCCCGGTCTTCGACAGCCACACCCACCTCGACCTCACGGTTCAGGAGGCGGGCGTGCCCGGGGACGGCGCCGGCGACCCGGTCGGGGCGCTGATCGGCGCGGCCGCCAAGAGCGGTGTGGACCGGCTGGTCCAGGTGGGAGTGGACGTCGACTCGTCCCGCTGGGGCGCCGACCTGGCCGAGCGCCATGAGTCGATTCTGGCGGCGGTGGCCCTTCACCCGAACGAGGCGCCGCGACTCTCCGATCTGGACGAAGCGCTGCGCGCCATCGAGTCGCTGGCCGCCCGGCCCCGGGTGCGGGGGATCGGTGAGACCGGGCTGGACACGTTCCGTACCGGGGAGGAGGGCCGGGCCGCGCAGGAGGAGAGCTTCCGCGCGCACATCGCCATCGCGAAGCGCTACGGCAAGGCGCTGATCATCCACGACCGGGACGCCCACGCCGAGGTGCTGCGGGTGCTCGACTCCGAGGGCGCGCCGGACCGGGTGGTGCTGCACTGCTTCTCCGGGGACGCCGAGTTCGCGGCCGAGTGCGTACGCCGTGGCTACTACCTGAGCTTCGCCGGTACGGTCACCTTCGCGAGCGCCGCCGGCCTGCGGGAGGCGGCCGCGATCACACCGCCCGGGCAGATGATGGTGGAGACCGACGCGCCCTACCTCACCCCGGCACCGTTCCGGGGGCGGCCCAACGCGTCGTACCTGGTTCCGCTGACCATGCGGGCGCTCGCCACCGCGACCGGCACCGACCTCGACACACTCTGCGCGGCGATCTCGGCGAACGGCGAGGAGGTCTTCGGCGGCTGGCGATGA
- a CDS encoding PKD domain-containing protein gives MKTRLAVAVVSGALIAGGTLIGAPAYAIPDSAADAPSGRNPSAVIDESATGLDAVDPTPTPSDPTPTPTDPTPTPTDPTPTPTSTDPGPDTTKPTGTFALDYTSVWTGQQIKVIQEYWEYNDPGDARDNLKRVVSWGDGTSTELSSTTYTATKSYTRAGSFKVTVTITDPAGNTSAIPARTVAVTVPAGKASLSRKSVYQGAYFNINIGKVPAGATMYKIDWSDGWDSSYWSTTKSLSGRILYRWRWDTALRQYVKVSDARLSGVRTLRIAWGNDKGYGTWQTIGSINVLKDKWKPTLTIKKPSSTNRASSWKTITGTVGDKGSGVRHLGVTAFRITKSGKAYCLTPARKWKRYYSDADVDKYCYATGVKVKIKNGKWSLKLPAGLGKNQYFAVDAWVYDYANYFRETYRTAEITRS, from the coding sequence GTGAAAACACGCCTTGCCGTCGCCGTCGTGAGCGGCGCCCTCATCGCGGGCGGCACGCTCATCGGAGCGCCGGCCTACGCGATCCCGGACTCGGCAGCCGACGCGCCCTCCGGGAGGAACCCGTCGGCCGTCATCGACGAGTCCGCCACCGGTCTGGACGCGGTCGACCCGACGCCGACCCCCAGCGACCCGACGCCGACCCCCACCGACCCCACGCCGACGCCGACGGATCCGACCCCGACGCCGACGTCCACCGACCCGGGCCCGGACACGACGAAGCCGACCGGCACGTTCGCGCTCGACTACACCTCGGTCTGGACCGGCCAGCAGATCAAGGTCATCCAGGAGTACTGGGAATACAACGACCCGGGCGACGCCCGGGACAACCTCAAGCGAGTGGTGAGCTGGGGTGACGGCACCAGCACGGAGCTGAGCTCGACCACCTACACCGCCACGAAGTCGTACACCCGTGCCGGCAGCTTCAAGGTCACGGTGACCATCACCGACCCGGCCGGCAACACCTCCGCGATCCCGGCCCGTACCGTCGCGGTCACCGTGCCCGCCGGCAAGGCCTCGCTCAGCCGCAAGAGCGTCTACCAGGGCGCGTATTTCAACATCAACATCGGCAAGGTCCCGGCCGGGGCGACGATGTACAAGATCGACTGGAGTGACGGCTGGGACTCGTCCTACTGGTCGACGACCAAGTCGCTCTCCGGCCGCATCCTCTACCGGTGGCGGTGGGACACGGCGCTGCGGCAGTACGTCAAGGTCAGTGACGCCCGCCTCTCCGGCGTCCGCACGCTGCGGATCGCCTGGGGCAACGACAAGGGCTACGGCACCTGGCAGACGATCGGCTCCATCAACGTCCTCAAGGACAAGTGGAAGCCGACCCTGACGATCAAGAAGCCGTCCAGCACCAACCGGGCGAGCTCCTGGAAGACGATCACCGGCACCGTCGGCGACAAGGGCTCCGGCGTCCGGCACCTCGGGGTCACCGCCTTCCGGATCACCAAGAGCGGCAAGGCCTACTGCCTCACTCCGGCGCGGAAGTGGAAGCGGTACTACAGCGACGCCGACGTCGACAAGTACTGCTACGCGACCGGCGTCAAGGTGAAGATCAAGAACGGCAAGTGGTCGCTGAAGCTGCCCGCCGGCCTCGGCAAGAACCAGTACTTCGCGGTCGACGCCTGGGTCTACGACTACGCGAACTACTTCCGCGAGACCTACCGCACCGCGGAGATCACGCGCAGTTGA
- a CDS encoding 4-(cytidine 5'-diphospho)-2-C-methyl-D-erythritol kinase, with protein sequence MTEAWGPDDDEPRPHHGPVKVRVPAKINLHLGVGPLRPDGYHELNTVYHAISLFDELTARRGDTLTLTMEGEGTGELELDESNLIIRAARALAARGRVPAYARLHLRKSIPLAGGLAGGSADAAATLIACDMLWGLGMSRDELAEVGAELGSDVPFLLHGGTALGTGHGEAVSPILARPTTWHWVVAIADGGLSTPAVYRELDRLRAASGPPEPLGGPDELMAAMRQRDPKVLGAALGNDLQPAALALRPQLADVLNAGQEAGAIAGLVSGSGPTCVFLAADANHAQRVAAGLTEAGVCRAAVTARGPQPGARVI encoded by the coding sequence GTGACGGAGGCGTGGGGACCGGACGATGACGAGCCGCGCCCGCATCACGGTCCGGTGAAGGTGCGTGTGCCGGCGAAGATCAACCTGCATCTCGGGGTCGGTCCGCTGCGCCCGGACGGATATCACGAGCTGAACACCGTCTACCACGCGATCAGCCTCTTCGACGAGCTGACCGCCCGCCGCGGCGACACCCTCACGCTCACCATGGAGGGCGAGGGCACCGGTGAGCTGGAGCTGGACGAGTCGAATCTGATCATCCGGGCGGCCCGGGCGCTGGCCGCCCGCGGCCGGGTCCCGGCCTACGCGCGGCTGCACCTGCGCAAGAGCATCCCGCTGGCCGGTGGCCTGGCCGGGGGCAGCGCCGACGCGGCCGCCACCCTGATCGCCTGCGACATGCTCTGGGGTCTCGGCATGTCCCGTGACGAGCTGGCCGAGGTCGGCGCCGAGCTGGGCTCGGACGTGCCGTTCCTGCTGCACGGCGGCACCGCCCTGGGCACCGGCCACGGTGAGGCGGTCAGCCCCATCCTGGCCCGCCCGACCACCTGGCACTGGGTGGTGGCGATCGCCGACGGCGGGCTCTCCACCCCGGCCGTCTACCGCGAGCTGGACCGGTTGCGTGCCGCCTCCGGCCCGCCCGAGCCGCTCGGCGGTCCGGACGAGCTGATGGCCGCCATGCGCCAGCGCGATCCCAAGGTGCTCGGCGCGGCGCTCGGCAACGACCTCCAGCCGGCCGCGCTCGCGCTGCGCCCGCAGCTGGCCGACGTGCTGAACGCGGGCCAGGAGGCGGGCGCCATCGCCGGGCTGGTCTCCGGTTCCGGCCCCACCTGTGTCTTCCTGGCCGCCGACGCCAACCACGCGCAGCGGGTCGCGGCCGGGCTCACCGAGGCCGGGGTGTGCCGGGCGGCGGTCACCGCGCGCGGACCGCAGCCGGGCGCGCGGGTAATCTAG
- a CDS encoding ABC-F family ATP-binding cassette domain-containing protein yields MANIINLDRVSKGYGAAGQLLTDVSLGLDDDARIGIVGLNGAGKSTLLRMLAKTEEPDSGRVTHRRDLRVASLPQTLTLAGEATVRDVVLGTAWLPQSMGAEHEWAGDAGVRTILDGLGMGYLGLDTPVGPMSGGERRRVALAALLVRQSDLLILDEPTNHLDVAGVDWLAKHLLTRRGALLVVTHDRWFLDAVCTMTWEVVDEQVHTYEGGYAAWVLSRAERQRVAAAVEARRQNLLRKEIAWLRRGPPARTSKPKFRIDAANELIADVPPVRDTVSLQRLATTRLGKQVYDLEQVELNAGPKSIFQGLTWQVGPGDRIAVLGANGAGKTTLLRLLAGVTKPDGGRLVTGSTVRSAFLSQELKELPGQLRLLEAVEEVAKRVKLGDRELSAGQLAEVFGFTDKRIWTPVSDLSGGERRRLQMLRLLAAEPNVLLLDEPTNDLDTDTLAALEDLLDSWPGTMVVASHDRYLVERVTDTVYGMFGDGRLVHLPGGIDEYLARVSVPGAVPTVGKTGGPSAASGLSAGELRQAKKDLSRLERQMEKLSDREAKINESLAEHGSNYDKLIELEAQLKAVQQEKAEAEEAWLELAEQVSDS; encoded by the coding sequence GTGGCCAACATCATCAACCTGGACCGGGTCAGCAAGGGTTACGGCGCCGCCGGTCAGCTGCTCACCGACGTGTCGCTCGGCTTGGACGACGACGCCCGCATCGGGATCGTCGGTCTCAACGGCGCCGGCAAATCGACCCTTCTCCGCATGCTCGCCAAGACCGAGGAGCCGGACTCCGGCCGGGTCACCCACCGCCGTGACCTGCGGGTCGCGTCGCTGCCGCAGACCCTCACCCTGGCCGGCGAGGCCACCGTGCGGGACGTCGTGCTCGGCACCGCCTGGCTGCCGCAGAGCATGGGCGCCGAGCACGAGTGGGCCGGCGACGCCGGGGTGCGCACCATCCTCGACGGCCTCGGCATGGGCTACCTCGGGCTGGACACACCGGTCGGGCCGATGTCCGGTGGCGAGCGCCGCCGGGTCGCCCTGGCCGCCCTGCTGGTCCGGCAGAGCGACCTGCTGATCCTCGACGAGCCCACCAACCATCTGGACGTGGCCGGTGTCGACTGGCTCGCCAAGCACCTGCTGACCCGCCGGGGCGCGCTGCTCGTGGTCACCCACGACCGCTGGTTCCTGGACGCGGTCTGCACCATGACCTGGGAGGTCGTGGATGAGCAGGTGCACACGTACGAGGGTGGTTACGCCGCCTGGGTGCTGTCCCGCGCCGAGCGTCAGCGGGTCGCCGCGGCCGTCGAGGCCCGCCGGCAGAACCTGTTGCGCAAGGAGATCGCCTGGCTGCGCCGTGGCCCGCCGGCCCGGACGTCGAAGCCGAAGTTCCGGATCGACGCGGCCAACGAGCTGATCGCCGACGTCCCGCCGGTCCGCGACACGGTCAGCCTCCAGCGGCTCGCCACCACCCGGCTCGGCAAGCAGGTCTACGACCTGGAGCAGGTCGAGCTGAACGCCGGTCCGAAGAGCATCTTCCAGGGCCTGACCTGGCAGGTCGGCCCCGGCGACCGGATCGCCGTCCTGGGCGCCAACGGGGCCGGCAAGACCACCCTGCTGAGGCTGCTCGCCGGGGTGACGAAACCGGACGGCGGCCGGCTCGTCACCGGCTCGACGGTCCGGTCGGCCTTCCTCTCCCAGGAGCTCAAGGAGCTGCCCGGGCAGCTGCGCCTGCTGGAGGCCGTGGAGGAGGTCGCGAAGCGGGTCAAGCTGGGCGACCGGGAGCTGTCGGCCGGTCAGCTCGCCGAGGTGTTCGGATTCACCGACAAGCGGATCTGGACGCCGGTCAGCGACCTCTCCGGCGGTGAGCGGCGGCGGCTCCAGATGCTGCGCCTGCTCGCCGCCGAGCCCAACGTGCTGCTGCTCGACGAGCCGACCAACGACCTGGACACCGACACCCTGGCCGCGCTGGAGGACCTGCTCGACTCGTGGCCGGGCACCATGGTGGTGGCCAGCCACGACCGTTACCTGGTGGAGCGGGTCACCGACACGGTCTACGGCATGTTCGGCGACGGTCGGCTGGTGCACCTGCCCGGAGGCATCGACGAGTACCTGGCCCGGGTCTCCGTGCCGGGCGCCGTGCCGACGGTGGGCAAGACGGGCGGCCCGTCCGCTGCCTCGGGGCTCTCCGCCGGCGAGCTGCGCCAGGCGAAGAAGGATCTGTCCCGGCTGGAGCGGCAGATGGAGAAGCTGTCCGACCGGGAAGCGAAGATCAACGAGAGCCTGGCCGAGCACGGCAGCAACTACGACAAGCTGATCGAGCTGGAGGCTCAGCTCAAGGCCGTACAGCAGGAGAAGGCCGAGGCCGAGGAGGCCTGGCTCGAGCTGGCGGAGCAGGTGTCGGACAGCTGA
- a CDS encoding Ig-like domain repeat protein, whose product MKSRHTRPLVAAIVSGVLVAGGVVVTSPASAVGPATTVVNLADESTDPTVDPTETTTSPTPDETTTEPTTDPTTTPPTTEPTTTPPTTDPTTTAPTTGPTTTTPPAGDTGAPTGSFRVNATSLWLGQSVQLSQTAADFQDDTDTDAQVTRVVNWGDGSAPQTLAAGAVGATKQYSRVASFTITVTMTDRAGNARTLTRAVAVTKPSGKYSLSRASVYQGYPFAVKISGLPAGTRYMSIDWGNNYRSSLSPKTGTYNTSLLYDWDAAGRQWDLSRKITGARTLKIAFWNANGWSAYQAIGTVRVYADAVKPSLTITKPSKSNRVSSWKTVRGTASDKASGVTHVWMTVARSTASGKLYCLTPQRKWKRFYTDAQFLAYCSNSGVRVTVSKGRWSVKLPAGVTRGQFLVYAWTFDRAGNLTERARQVTLDKA is encoded by the coding sequence TTGAAGTCACGGCACACCCGCCCGCTCGTGGCCGCGATCGTCAGTGGCGTGCTGGTGGCCGGCGGCGTGGTCGTCACGTCCCCGGCGTCGGCGGTCGGCCCGGCCACCACGGTGGTCAACCTGGCCGACGAGTCGACCGACCCCACCGTGGACCCGACCGAGACGACCACCTCGCCGACTCCGGACGAGACGACCACGGAACCGACGACGGATCCGACCACGACGCCGCCGACGACCGAACCCACGACGACGCCGCCCACCACGGACCCCACGACGACCGCGCCGACCACCGGGCCGACCACCACGACGCCGCCGGCCGGTGACACCGGGGCGCCGACCGGCTCGTTCCGGGTGAACGCCACCTCGCTCTGGCTCGGCCAGTCGGTGCAGCTCAGCCAGACCGCCGCGGACTTCCAGGACGACACCGACACGGACGCGCAGGTCACCCGGGTCGTCAACTGGGGCGACGGATCGGCGCCGCAGACGCTCGCGGCCGGCGCCGTCGGTGCGACCAAGCAGTACTCCCGGGTCGCGTCGTTCACGATCACCGTGACGATGACCGACCGGGCCGGCAACGCCCGCACCCTCACCCGGGCCGTCGCGGTGACCAAACCGTCCGGGAAGTACTCACTGAGCCGGGCCAGTGTCTACCAGGGCTACCCGTTCGCTGTGAAGATCAGCGGCCTGCCGGCCGGCACCCGGTACATGTCGATCGACTGGGGCAACAACTACCGGTCCAGCCTGTCGCCGAAGACCGGCACCTACAACACCTCGCTCCTGTACGACTGGGACGCCGCCGGCCGCCAGTGGGACCTGAGCAGGAAGATCACCGGCGCCCGTACCCTGAAGATCGCTTTTTGGAACGCGAACGGGTGGAGCGCCTACCAGGCCATCGGCACGGTCCGGGTCTACGCCGACGCCGTGAAACCGTCGTTGACCATCACCAAGCCGTCGAAGTCGAACCGGGTCAGCTCGTGGAAGACGGTCCGGGGCACGGCCTCCGACAAGGCGTCCGGCGTGACCCACGTGTGGATGACCGTGGCCCGCTCCACCGCGAGCGGCAAGCTGTACTGCCTGACCCCGCAGCGGAAGTGGAAGCGGTTCTACACCGACGCCCAGTTCCTGGCCTACTGCTCGAACTCCGGGGTCCGGGTCACCGTCAGCAAGGGCAGATGGTCGGTCAAGCTGCCGGCCGGGGTGACCCGCGGGCAGTTCCTGGTCTACGCCTGGACGTTCGACCGGGCCGGCAACCTGACCGAGCGGGCCCGGCAGGTCACCCTCGACAAGGCCTGA
- the rsmA gene encoding 16S rRNA (adenine(1518)-N(6)/adenine(1519)-N(6))-dimethyltransferase RsmA has product MADALLGPAEIRELAARLGVAPTKKLGQNFLHDPNTIRRIVAAAALRPDDVALEVGPGLGSLTLGLVGAVRHVHAVEIDPALAAALPGTVTAAHLTVHPADALRVTGDRFDPAPTMLVANLPYNVAVPVVLHLLAELPTLRGGLVMVQKEVADRLTAGPGSKVYGVPSVKLAWYAEARPAGKVPPAVFWPVPNVDSGLVAFTRREPPSDIPRAAVFAVVDAAFAQRRKTLRAALAGWAGGPDRAESVLRAAGVSPQARGESLTVGEFAAIAAEAQQQGYGGKLSPSGAEPEEKNS; this is encoded by the coding sequence ATGGCTGATGCACTTCTCGGCCCGGCGGAGATCCGGGAACTGGCCGCGCGCCTCGGCGTCGCGCCGACCAAGAAGCTCGGCCAGAACTTCCTGCACGACCCGAACACGATCCGCCGGATCGTGGCGGCGGCCGCCCTGCGCCCGGACGACGTGGCCCTGGAGGTCGGCCCGGGGCTCGGCTCGCTGACGCTGGGCCTGGTCGGCGCGGTCCGGCACGTACACGCCGTGGAGATCGACCCGGCCCTGGCCGCGGCGCTGCCGGGCACCGTCACCGCGGCGCACCTCACCGTGCACCCGGCCGACGCGCTCAGGGTGACCGGCGACCGGTTCGATCCGGCGCCCACCATGCTGGTGGCCAACCTGCCGTACAACGTGGCGGTCCCGGTGGTGCTGCACCTGCTGGCCGAGCTGCCCACCCTGCGCGGCGGGCTGGTGATGGTGCAGAAGGAGGTCGCCGACCGGCTCACCGCCGGTCCGGGCTCGAAGGTGTACGGCGTGCCGTCGGTCAAGCTGGCCTGGTACGCCGAGGCGAGACCGGCCGGGAAGGTGCCGCCCGCGGTGTTCTGGCCGGTGCCCAACGTGGACTCGGGGCTGGTCGCCTTCACCCGGCGGGAGCCGCCGTCCGACATCCCGCGGGCCGCCGTGTTCGCGGTGGTCGACGCCGCCTTCGCGCAGCGCCGCAAGACGCTGCGGGCCGCGCTGGCCGGCTGGGCGGGCGGGCCGGACCGGGCCGAGTCGGTGCTGCGGGCGGCCGGGGTCAGCCCGCAGGCCAGGGGAGAGTCGCTCACGGTGGGTGAGTTCGCCGCGATCGCGGCGGAGGCCCAACAGCAGGGGTACGGCGGTAAGCTCAGCCCGTCCGGCGCAGAGCCCGAGGAGAAGAACTCATGA